One Dermacentor andersoni chromosome 6, qqDerAnde1_hic_scaffold, whole genome shotgun sequence genomic window carries:
- the Gem2 gene encoding gem-associated protein 2, with product MSDDDKPELMYPAFPVEDTGEEYDLDLPPTTANEYLRRVQLEASNCPDVVVADLDTSQFLTKQTVSFSNSNDCPPPPEGFAPSREWQRKQVYNFHIAREKIIKRKALLKRSKERCSVKLPRFEEKDRWKAIFCGSAAPSIHPLVSIVTTIPQQSIEAVISYSARWIEEEGFCASMGKWLYALLACVEKPLHPDMCSNIRALARACASARRKLTSKDDPNLAPLNLIICLIACYFNQTDLADN from the exons ATGTCAGACGACGACAAGCCCGAGCTTATGTACCCTGCCTTTCCTGTGGAAGACACTGGGGAAGAATATGACTTGGACCTCCCTCCCACAACAGCAAATGAATACTTGAGAAGGGTCCA ATTAGAAGCCAGCAATTGCCCCGATGTTGTTGTGGCAGACTTGGACACTAGCCAGTTTCTGACCAAGCAAACTGTATCTTTCAGTAAC TCTAATGATTGTCCACCACCCCCAGAGGGTTTTGCGCCTTCACGTGAATGGCAGAGGAAACAGGTCTACAACTTCCACATTGCTAGAGAG aaaATCATCAAACGGAAGGCCCTTTTGAAAAGGAGTAAGGAAAGGTGTTCTGTGAAGCTG CCCAGATTTGAAGAGAAGGACCGATGGAAGGCCATCTTTTGCGGCTCTGCTGCACCAAGCATTCATCCTCTTGTCAGCATTGTCACTACCATCCCACAG CAATCAATAGAAGCAGTAATCAGCTACAGTGCACGATGGATTGAAGAGGAAGGGTTCTGTGCTAGTATG GGAAAGTGGCTGTATGCCCTGCTCGCTTGTGTGGAGAAGCCACTGCACCCAGATATGTGCTCCAACATCCGTGCCTTGGCACGTGCTTGTGCATCAGCAAGGAGGAAATTG ACATCCAAAGATGACCCCAACCTTGCACCTTTGAACCTCATCATATGCCTCATCGCTTGCTACTTCAACCAGACAGACTTGGCGGACAAttga